TACTGTGAATGATTTTTTCTTTCTCAGACCGCTCACTTATTACGCCGGTAACGCATCCTGCCCTTAGGCCCATGGAATTGCACATGGTGAGCAGTGTCGCGGACTCCATTTCGTAGTTTAATACACCGAGGCGCTCCCACTCTTTCTTGCTTCCTGCAAGGTTTCTTATTACATACTTAGAAAATGTATCAATGCGTTCCTGTCCTGGATAGAATGTAGCAGAAGATGCTGTAATACCCACATGACTGCGAACATTAACAGAACTTGCAGCTTCAACGAGTGCATTCAAAACACAGTAATCCGCTACTGCAGGATATTCAAGAGGCGCATAATGTTCTGATGTCCCGTCTATTCTTACGGATGCTATTGTGATAACTACATCACCGGCCTTTATATAACGTTGAAGCGCCCCTGTTGTTCCTACCCGGATGAATGTTTTTATTCCGAGTTGTGCAAGTTCTTCTATTGCTATGGCGGCAGAAGGCCCGCCTATACCTGTAGATGTTATAACAACCGGATGGGTATCTATGTCAGCAAGCCATGTTCTGAATTCCCTGTTAGAGGCTATCTCAGAAGACCCTTCATTATTGATTGCAGATGCTATAACAGGTACGCGGCCAGGGTCACCGGGCAGTAAGGCAATCCTCGCCCCTTTTATACTCTTCTTAGATAATTTTAGATGATAGACGACAGAATTCCCCTCCCTAATAATCTCTAAAGACTCTGTAATTCAGACACTGGACTTCAGACTTTAGACATCAGACTTTTCTATGTAAGAAATCAACCTTCCTAAGTCTAATGTCTGATGTCTATGGTCTACTGTCTGAATTGCAGCTAAAGACTGACTATCTGCAGGCCCTGTATCTTCTGAATATTACCAGACCAAGCAACCCGCTAATCATAAGCAGTACAGTGGAAGGTTCCGGTACCTTGTTGACAATAAGAAACGATTGAGTGCCTGTGTCAAATGTCCTATTTCCCGCATCAAGCGAAACCTCGGCAAAAACATCAAAAAAACTATCTGATGAATTCACCGTAACAAAG
This portion of the Nitrospirota bacterium genome encodes:
- the udp gene encoding uridine phosphorylase; this encodes MREGNSVVYHLKLSKKSIKGARIALLPGDPGRVPVIASAINNEGSSEIASNREFRTWLADIDTHPVVITSTGIGGPSAAIAIEELAQLGIKTFIRVGTTGALQRYIKAGDVVITIASVRIDGTSEHYAPLEYPAVADYCVLNALVEAASSVNVRSHVGITASSATFYPGQERIDTFSKYVIRNLAGSKKEWERLGVLNYEMESATLLTMCNSMGLRAGCVTGVISERSEKEKIIHSKIKAAEGNAIAVAVAALKRLLTDYPPSLTSHF